Proteins co-encoded in one Arthrobacter globiformis genomic window:
- a CDS encoding polysaccharide biosynthesis tyrosine autokinase encodes MDLRDYLHIARRNWKLLVAATMMGLMGGGAASVLVQPTYTAETQLFVAIQSSGSVQELQQGNTFSQARVQSYVKTVTTPVVLQPAIDRLGLEESAEDLSKHVKATTDLNTVLINISVSDTSPVQSAAIAQAVADSLIKAIDSLEKPKAGGTSPVSLSIITPAVAPTDPSAPNTRLNLALGLVAGMALGVGAAAVRTTFDYRIRGESDLRRVTDVALLGGIAFDQEAVRKPLLTQAAAQSPRAESFRQLRTNLKFANVSGEAKTVLITSSLPGEGKSTTATNLAIALAQAGQSVCLVDADLRRPMVHEYLGLDRTLGLTTALVGSADVNDLLQQWGEDNLFVLPSGQIPPNPSELLGSDEMRSLIERLEHAFDTVIVDAPPLLPVTDAAVLSQHVGGVVLVIGSQKIKHQDLQKSLNALSLVGAKILGVVLNRLPGRGPDSYAYSYHSHTEDNPPRQLRGSKLASKGGRESVSVGDYEGAVRASAGRDATAFPRTRLTAESIDRSH; translated from the coding sequence TTGGACTTACGCGACTACCTGCACATAGCGCGCCGCAACTGGAAATTGCTCGTTGCCGCCACAATGATGGGCCTTATGGGCGGTGGGGCGGCGTCAGTGCTGGTTCAGCCGACCTATACGGCCGAAACCCAACTCTTCGTTGCGATCCAAAGCTCCGGCTCTGTTCAGGAGTTGCAGCAGGGAAACACGTTCAGCCAGGCCCGAGTCCAGTCGTACGTGAAGACTGTTACGACGCCAGTAGTGCTTCAGCCGGCAATCGACCGGCTGGGACTCGAGGAGTCCGCCGAAGACCTGTCCAAACATGTCAAGGCAACCACGGACCTCAACACGGTGTTGATCAATATTTCTGTATCGGATACATCCCCGGTGCAGTCGGCAGCCATAGCGCAAGCCGTCGCGGACAGCCTTATTAAGGCTATTGACTCTCTCGAGAAGCCGAAGGCAGGGGGCACGTCTCCTGTTAGCCTCTCGATAATTACGCCTGCTGTTGCGCCCACCGATCCCTCTGCCCCCAATACAAGGCTAAATCTTGCACTGGGCCTCGTTGCTGGGATGGCATTGGGTGTGGGCGCTGCAGCTGTACGCACAACGTTTGACTACCGTATTCGCGGGGAATCGGATTTGAGGCGAGTGACGGATGTTGCATTGTTGGGGGGAATCGCTTTCGATCAAGAAGCTGTGAGGAAGCCACTCTTGACGCAAGCCGCGGCTCAGAGCCCGAGGGCGGAATCATTTCGTCAGCTGAGAACCAACCTAAAGTTTGCAAATGTGTCAGGCGAGGCGAAAACAGTACTCATCACGTCTTCGCTGCCAGGCGAGGGCAAGAGCACAACAGCCACGAATCTAGCCATTGCTCTCGCGCAGGCTGGTCAGTCCGTTTGCCTAGTAGATGCTGACCTGCGCCGGCCAATGGTCCATGAGTACCTGGGCTTGGACCGTACCTTGGGCCTGACGACCGCCTTGGTGGGTTCGGCCGATGTCAACGACTTGCTTCAACAGTGGGGCGAGGACAACCTCTTTGTGCTCCCATCGGGCCAGATTCCGCCAAACCCCAGCGAGCTGCTCGGGTCGGATGAGATGCGGTCGCTGATCGAACGACTAGAGCATGCTTTTGATACCGTGATTGTCGATGCGCCGCCGCTTCTTCCCGTTACGGATGCGGCAGTCCTTTCGCAACATGTGGGGGGAGTGGTGCTCGTTATTGGTTCACAGAAGATCAAACATCAGGACCTGCAGAAATCTCTCAATGCCCTATCTTTGGTGGGGGCGAAGATCCTCGGAGTAGTGCTTAACAGGTTGCCCGGCCGCGGTCCTGACTCTTACGCGTACAGTTACCACAGCCATACTGAAGACAACCCTCCCCGTCAGTTGAGGGGATCAAAGTTAGCCAGCAAGGGTGGCCGTGAGAGTGTCTCAGTTGGCGACTATGAGGGTGCCGTCCGGGCGAGTGCTGGCCGGGATGCCACGGCGTTTCCTAGAACTCGCCTTACTGCAGAATCTATTGATCGGTCTCACTAG
- a CDS encoding Lrp/AsnC family transcriptional regulator produces MAEADEEQTAVPLDDVDRNIIAELTKDGRISVTQVAGNVHISRAHAYTRIARLTGQGVLTKFTALVDPIKAGLKSSAYVTLKVKQHSWRELREQLRTIPEVHHIALVGGDFDVILLVRAVDNVHLRRVIFDQLQSMPGVLDTQTFLVFEDVDTR; encoded by the coding sequence ATGGCGGAGGCGGATGAGGAGCAGACGGCGGTGCCGCTGGACGACGTGGATCGCAACATCATTGCTGAGCTGACAAAGGACGGCCGGATCTCCGTGACGCAGGTGGCCGGGAACGTCCACATTTCCCGGGCTCACGCTTACACGCGAATAGCGCGGCTGACGGGCCAGGGTGTGCTGACAAAGTTCACGGCACTGGTTGACCCCATCAAGGCCGGCCTCAAGTCATCGGCGTACGTCACCCTCAAGGTGAAGCAGCACTCGTGGCGTGAGTTGCGGGAGCAGCTCCGCACAATCCCGGAGGTGCATCACATCGCACTCGTGGGAGGGGACTTTGATGTCATCCTGCTGGTGCGGGCCGTGGACAACGTCCACCTGCGACGGGTGATCTTCGACCAGCTGCAGTCCATGCCAGGGGTGTTGGACACCCAGACGTTCCTCGTGTTTGAGGATGTGGATACGCGATAG